In the genome of bacterium, one region contains:
- a CDS encoding CBS domain-containing protein — translation MKAVDIMTKEVITVRIETPVKEVALVLTKNRISGVPVINRDNEMVGIITEADLIALDKNIHFPTAITILGGVIYLNSKSFDQDLKKVIATKAEDLMTKKVIFVSKETSLSEIATIMSEKRIHLLPVIENKKIIGIISKADIVKTIANE, via the coding sequence ATGAAGGCAGTGGACATTATGACTAAAGAGGTAATTACGGTAAGGATTGAGACACCAGTTAAGGAAGTAGCCTTAGTTCTTACTAAAAATAGAATAAGTGGAGTTCCGGTAATAAATAGAGATAATGAAATGGTTGGTATTATTACGGAAGCAGATTTAATTGCTTTAGACAAGAATATTCATTTTCCTACCGCTATAACTATCCTTGGAGGAGTGATATATCTAAATAGTAAAAGTTTTGATCAGGATTTAAAAAAAGTAATAGCTACTAAAGCAGAAGATCTTATGACCAAAAAGGTAATCTTCGTAAGCAAAGAAACATCTCTTTCAGAAATAGCTACCATCATGAGTGAAAAGAGAATTCATCTCTTACCGGTAATAGAAAATAAAAAGATTATAGGCATTATAAGCAAAGCAGATATTGTCAAGACCATCGCTAATGAATGA
- a CDS encoding nucleoside-triphosphatase, with protein MIKNVLITGWPGVGKTTLIKEIISEIKIIPAGFYTEEIRDEKVRIGFKIKNFKGEEGLLAHVNIKSNYRIGKYKVSGDDLVKIGLKDIYRGIKKKELIVIDEIGKMELLFLDFREAMILALASSSKVLGSISLKDNKFTKEIKERNDVKVINLYRENYILVKDNVLKILELSGI; from the coding sequence ATGATAAAAAATGTTTTAATCACTGGTTGGCCAGGTGTAGGTAAGACTACTTTAATTAAAGAAATAATTAGCGAGATAAAGATAATTCCTGCTGGATTTTATACAGAAGAGATAAGGGATGAAAAGGTTCGGATAGGATTTAAGATTAAAAACTTTAAAGGAGAAGAAGGCTTGTTAGCCCATGTAAATATTAAGAGTAATTATAGAATAGGAAAATATAAAGTTTCAGGAGATGATTTAGTCAAGATTGGCCTAAAGGATATTTATCGAGGAATTAAGAAGAAGGAGTTAATTGTAATAGATGAAATTGGCAAGATGGAACTCTTGTTTTTAGATTTTAGAGAAGCCATGATTTTAGCTCTGGCTAGTAGTTCTAAGGTTTTAGGGAGTATATCTTTAAAAGATAATAAATTTACCAAGGAAATAAAAGAGAGAAATGATGTCAAGGTAATAAACCTTTATCGAGAAAATTATATCTTAGTAAAAGATAATGTTCTGAAGATATTAGAGTTAAGTGGAATTTAA